From Neisseria musculi, the proteins below share one genomic window:
- the mltB gene encoding lytic murein transglycosylase B, with amino-acid sequence MKRILWSALAVLLAASCSSDIQNGRAGTSQETPVPPAGKRPVFDHAAGSVAVGGFNANANVQKFIAHEAAGGRFSAGELQSFFNNVEYKGNIINIMNRPGTSRPWYEFRAANAGAARIAGGRRFYTQHRETIDAAAKGYGVPAEIIVAIIGIETNYGTNMGSFRLADSLSTLAFDYPRRAEFFQQELHELLLMAREEKRDVFGFKGSYAGAMGMPQFMPSSFRKYAVDYDGDGRRDIWNNIGDVAASVANYLKAHGWQSGGKMVVPATLTITQELQNIIDEKTAPTRTVGDLKRLGVMPQQVVDDNEKAILYRLETAPGVYEYYIGLNNFYTVWQYNHSRMYVTAVRDIANGVSGNYRL; translated from the coding sequence ATGAAAAGAATATTGTGGAGCGCACTTGCCGTATTGCTGGCAGCTTCGTGCAGCAGCGACATTCAAAACGGCCGCGCCGGCACCTCACAGGAAACGCCGGTGCCGCCCGCCGGCAAACGCCCGGTGTTTGACCATGCTGCCGGCTCGGTAGCAGTGGGCGGTTTCAACGCCAATGCCAATGTACAGAAATTTATCGCCCACGAAGCCGCAGGCGGCAGGTTCTCGGCCGGTGAATTGCAGAGTTTTTTTAACAATGTGGAATACAAAGGCAATATTATCAATATTATGAACCGCCCCGGCACATCACGCCCGTGGTATGAATTCCGCGCGGCCAATGCAGGAGCAGCCAGAATCGCAGGAGGCAGGCGTTTCTATACCCAACACCGTGAAACCATAGATGCCGCAGCAAAAGGCTACGGCGTGCCTGCCGAAATCATTGTCGCCATTATCGGCATCGAAACCAATTACGGCACCAATATGGGCAGCTTCCGCCTGGCCGATTCGCTGAGCACACTGGCATTCGATTATCCCCGCCGTGCGGAGTTTTTCCAGCAGGAGCTGCACGAGCTGCTGCTGATGGCCCGGGAAGAAAAGCGCGATGTGTTCGGCTTCAAAGGCAGCTATGCCGGCGCGATGGGAATGCCGCAGTTTATGCCTTCGAGCTTCCGCAAATATGCGGTTGATTACGATGGAGACGGCCGCCGCGATATTTGGAACAATATTGGTGATGTGGCAGCATCGGTGGCCAACTATCTGAAAGCACACGGCTGGCAGAGCGGCGGCAAAATGGTGGTGCCGGCCACGCTCACCATCACACAGGAGCTGCAAAACATCATCGATGAAAAAACCGCGCCCACCCGAACCGTGGGCGATTTGAAACGCTTGGGCGTGATGCCGCAGCAGGTGGTGGACGACAATGAAAAAGCCATACTCTACCGTCTCGAAACCGCCCCGGGCGTGTATGAATACTATATCGGTTTAAACAACTTCTACACCGTTTGGCAATATAACCACAGCCGTATGTATGTAACCGCCGTGCGCGACATCGCCAACGGCGTGAGCGGAAATTATCGTTTGTAA
- a CDS encoding IS1595 family transposase — MRKSRLSQYKQNKLIELFVAGVTARTAAQLVSVNKNTAAYYFHGLRLLIYHNSPHLEMLDGEVEVDESYFGGQRKGKRGRGAAGKVAVFGLLKRNGKVYTVAVPNTQTATLLPIIREQVKPDSIVYTDCYKSYDVLDVSEFSHFRINHSTHFAERQNHINGIENFWNQAKRHLRKFNGIPKEHFELYLKECEWRFNNSEIKFQISILKQLVKQDLF; from the coding sequence ATGAGAAAAAGTCGTTTAAGTCAGTACAAGCAAAACAAACTGATTGAACTATTTGTTGCAGGTGTTACCGCTCGCACAGCGGCGCAATTAGTTAGCGTCAATAAAAATACCGCTGCCTATTACTTCCACGGTTTGCGCTTACTTATCTATCACAACAGCCCGCATCTGGAAATGCTTGATGGTGAAGTAGAAGTTGATGAAAGTTATTTTGGCGGACAACGCAAAGGCAAACGTGGTCGCGGTGCGGCTGGCAAAGTGGCTGTATTCGGGCTTTTGAAGCGTAATGGTAAGGTTTACACCGTTGCCGTACCCAATACACAAACTGCGACTTTATTGCCAATTATCCGCGAGCAAGTGAAGCCTGATAGCATTGTTTATACCGATTGTTACAAAAGTTATGACGTTCTTGATGTGAGCGAATTTTCACATTTTCGGATCAATCACAGCACACATTTTGCTGAGCGACAAAATCACATTAACGGAATTGAGAACTTTTGGAACCAAGCAAAACGCCATTTACGCAAGTTTAACGGCATTCCCAAAGAGCATTTTGAACTGTATTTGAAAGAGTGTGAATGGCGTTTTAACAACAGTGAGATAAAATTTCAAATTTCTATTTTAAAACAATTAGTAAAGCAGGATTTGTTCTAG
- the pyrC gene encoding dihydroorotase: MQTLTIIQPDDMHLHLRDGEALKTVLPFSARQMGRAVIMPNLKPPVAGVADALAYKQRILSALPAGSTFEPLMTLYLTDKSTPELVREAKAAGIVAFKLYPAGATTNSDSGVTDLFKLLPVLEEMAAQNILFLVHGEVTDPEIDIFDREAVFIERVMKPVLDKVPGLKVVFEHITTADAARLVMEAGDNVAASVTPQHLLLNRNDLLVGGVRPHHYCLPVLKRESHRKALVEAITGEKSQKFFLGTDSAPHAQSAKENACGCAGIFSAATAIELYAEVFEKAGALDKLEAFASKNGARFYGLPENPRTITLVKHPREVVSKIPFGNGGSLVPMRGGESIDWTVEY; encoded by the coding sequence ATGCAAACCCTTACCATTATCCAACCCGATGATATGCACCTGCACCTGCGCGATGGTGAAGCACTCAAAACCGTATTGCCATTTAGTGCCCGCCAAATGGGGCGCGCCGTGATTATGCCCAACCTGAAGCCCCCCGTGGCCGGTGTGGCTGATGCATTGGCCTACAAACAGCGCATTTTGAGCGCATTGCCTGCCGGCAGCACTTTCGAGCCGTTGATGACGCTCTATCTCACCGACAAATCCACTCCCGAACTCGTGCGCGAAGCCAAGGCCGCCGGCATCGTTGCTTTCAAACTCTACCCGGCGGGTGCCACCACCAATTCCGATTCGGGCGTAACCGATTTATTCAAACTGCTTCCCGTTTTAGAGGAAATGGCCGCGCAGAACATTCTGTTTCTGGTGCACGGCGAAGTTACCGACCCCGAAATCGATATCTTCGACCGTGAAGCCGTATTTATCGAACGCGTGATGAAGCCCGTTTTAGATAAAGTGCCGGGCTTGAAAGTTGTGTTTGAGCACATCACCACCGCCGATGCCGCCCGTTTGGTGATGGAAGCCGGCGACAATGTAGCCGCCAGCGTTACCCCGCAGCACTTGCTGCTCAACCGCAACGATTTACTGGTGGGCGGCGTGCGCCCGCACCATTACTGCCTGCCCGTGCTCAAGCGCGAAAGCCACCGCAAAGCTTTGGTTGAAGCCATAACCGGAGAAAAATCACAAAAATTCTTTTTAGGCACCGATTCCGCGCCGCACGCACAATCCGCCAAAGAAAATGCCTGCGGCTGCGCGGGCATATTCAGCGCCGCCACCGCCATCGAGCTGTATGCCGAAGTGTTTGAAAAAGCCGGCGCGCTGGACAAACTCGAAGCCTTTGCCTCGAAAAACGGCGCCCGTTTCTACGGCCTGCCCGAAAACCCACGCACCATTACCCTGGTGAAACACCCCCGTGAAGTGGTTTCCAAAATACCGTTCGGCAACGGCGGTTCATTAGTGCCGATGCGGGGCGGAGAAAGTATCGATTGGACGGTGGAATATTAA
- a CDS encoding NMCC_0638 family (lipo)protein, translating to MSVFRPALPVLTVLLSACGQNSVAPEQAAVYSIGAMQLFTQAYADQSGSAGSPAAWAQRHNLQPLTAEAVQKLPAGMMESDVQAVFYFGTAPASCSVKTAVAGEAAARRAFITPVEQGRAGTAARFRSENTTVPPFPFRQLVDTQPDSENGGEILQAADTPPFEYVPPQPALHLARRPRQTSPVVNL from the coding sequence ATGAGCGTTTTCCGGCCCGCGTTGCCTGTGTTGACGGTTTTATTGTCTGCCTGCGGGCAGAACAGCGTTGCGCCGGAGCAGGCTGCCGTTTATTCCATTGGCGCGATGCAGCTTTTCACGCAAGCCTATGCCGATCAGAGCGGTAGTGCGGGCAGCCCCGCCGCTTGGGCGCAGCGGCACAACCTGCAGCCATTAACCGCCGAAGCCGTACAAAAACTGCCGGCGGGCATGATGGAATCAGACGTACAGGCCGTGTTTTACTTCGGCACCGCACCCGCTTCGTGCAGCGTCAAAACCGCCGTTGCCGGTGAGGCTGCCGCCCGCCGCGCCTTTATCACGCCGGTCGAACAGGGCAGGGCGGGAACAGCGGCGCGGTTCCGCTCGGAAAACACCACCGTTCCGCCGTTTCCGTTCCGCCAATTGGTTGACACCCAACCGGATTCGGAAAATGGCGGAGAAATTCTGCAGGCCGCCGACACACCGCCTTTCGAATATGTGCCCCCACAGCCGGCGCTCCACCTTGCCCGCAGGCCGCGGCAAACCAGCCCGGTTGTGAATCTGTAA
- a CDS encoding sulfurtransferase TusA family protein produces the protein MNAQTLDVTGLKCPLPILRAKKTLAQMQAGDLLVVLATDAAAPDDFAAFCRQTGHVLLESSEVRGVFRLVLKHR, from the coding sequence ATAAACGCACAAACTTTAGACGTAACCGGATTGAAATGCCCGCTGCCGATTCTGCGTGCCAAAAAAACACTGGCGCAGATGCAGGCAGGAGACTTGCTTGTCGTGCTTGCCACCGATGCCGCTGCGCCCGATGATTTCGCCGCCTTCTGCCGCCAAACCGGCCATGTGCTGCTGGAATCTTCCGAAGTCCGCGGCGTGTTCAGGCTGGTGCTCAAACACAGATAA
- the hemF gene encoding oxygen-dependent coproporphyrinogen oxidase encodes MHTESVLPLLQTLHNQICAALEKEDGGAGFVSDCWQGRLGKGESRVLKNGAVFEQAGVNFSHVEGSAMPASATAHRPELAGAPFEAAGVSLVVHPKNPYVPTSHANVRFFIAHPEGREPVWWFGGGFDLTPFYPFEEDVLHWHQTAAAVCAPFGSDVYPQYKQWCDEYFYLKHRGEARGVGGLFFDDVNRWPFDTCLDFIRAVGGGYTEAYLPIVARRKHTPYGERERNFQLYRRGRYVEFNLVWDRGTLFGLQSGGRTESILMSMPPLVRFEYAYTPEAGSPEARLNEFLKPRNWLGG; translated from the coding sequence ATGCATACAGAATCGGTATTGCCCCTATTGCAAACCCTGCACAACCAAATCTGCGCCGCGCTCGAAAAAGAAGACGGCGGGGCGGGTTTTGTTTCAGACTGTTGGCAGGGCAGACTCGGCAAGGGTGAGAGCAGGGTGTTGAAAAACGGCGCGGTGTTTGAGCAGGCGGGGGTGAATTTTTCGCATGTGGAAGGCAGCGCCATGCCCGCTTCGGCCACTGCACACCGCCCGGAGCTGGCGGGTGCGCCGTTTGAGGCGGCGGGCGTATCGCTGGTGGTTCATCCGAAAAACCCTTATGTACCCACCAGCCATGCCAATGTGCGCTTTTTCATTGCCCACCCCGAGGGCAGGGAGCCGGTGTGGTGGTTTGGCGGCGGTTTCGATTTAACGCCGTTTTATCCTTTTGAAGAAGACGTTTTACATTGGCACCAAACTGCGGCTGCCGTGTGTGCGCCGTTTGGCAGCGATGTTTATCCGCAATACAAACAATGGTGCGATGAATATTTTTATCTGAAGCACCGGGGCGAAGCGCGCGGCGTGGGCGGCCTGTTTTTCGATGATGTGAACCGCTGGCCTTTCGACACTTGCTTGGATTTTATCCGCGCAGTCGGCGGGGGCTACACCGAGGCCTACCTACCGATTGTGGCGCGCCGCAAACATACGCCGTATGGGGAGCGCGAGCGCAACTTCCAGCTTTACCGGCGCGGGCGTTATGTGGAATTTAATCTGGTGTGGGACAGGGGCACGCTGTTCGGCCTGCAAAGCGGCGGGCGCACGGAGAGCATTTTGATGTCGATGCCGCCGCTGGTGCGCTTCGAATATGCCTACACGCCCGAAGCAGGTTCGCCGGAGGCGCGGTTAAACGAATTTTTAAAGCCGCGCAACTGGCTGGGTGGCTAG
- the gap gene encoding type I glyceraldehyde-3-phosphate dehydrogenase: MGIKIAINGYGRIGRQVLRAIYDYKLEKQLEVVAVNASGSLETNAHLTKFDTVHGRFAADVSHAENHLIINGRKIPFFSTRHPAELPWASLGVDLVMECTGAFTSKVAAQAHLESGAKKVLISAPADEDVDATIVYGVNHNVLTPEMTVVSNASCTTNCLAPIAKALHEGIGINKGLMTTIHALTNDQTVTDVRHKDLRRARSGVENMIPTKTGAARAVGMVLPELKGRLDGLAIRVPTVNVSLVDLSFEAGRDTCAEEINSIVKAASDGPMKGVLGYNTLPLVSMDFNHTSQASHFDSTLTKVTAGNMVKVFSWYDNEWGFSCQMLNTARAMFGLEVAPFE, encoded by the coding sequence ATGGGCATTAAGATTGCCATCAACGGCTACGGCCGCATCGGACGACAAGTATTGCGCGCAATCTATGATTACAAACTGGAAAAACAACTTGAAGTTGTGGCGGTCAATGCCAGCGGCAGCCTCGAAACCAATGCCCATCTCACCAAATTCGACACCGTTCACGGCCGCTTTGCCGCCGATGTTTCCCACGCTGAAAACCACCTGATTATCAACGGCCGCAAAATCCCTTTCTTTTCCACCCGCCACCCCGCCGAACTGCCGTGGGCGAGCTTAGGCGTGGATTTGGTGATGGAATGCACCGGCGCATTTACCAGCAAGGTTGCAGCCCAAGCCCATCTCGAATCGGGTGCAAAAAAAGTGCTGATTTCGGCACCTGCCGATGAAGATGTTGATGCCACTATCGTTTACGGCGTAAACCATAATGTGCTCACGCCCGAAATGACTGTGGTTTCCAACGCATCGTGCACCACCAACTGCCTGGCTCCCATTGCCAAAGCCCTGCACGAAGGCATCGGCATCAACAAAGGCCTGATGACCACCATCCACGCACTCACCAACGACCAAACCGTTACCGATGTGCGCCACAAAGACTTGCGCCGTGCCCGCAGCGGCGTGGAAAACATGATTCCCACCAAAACCGGTGCGGCCAGGGCAGTGGGCATGGTGCTGCCCGAATTGAAAGGCCGCTTGGACGGCCTTGCTATCCGCGTACCCACCGTGAACGTTTCTTTGGTGGATTTGAGTTTCGAAGCAGGCCGCGACACCTGTGCAGAAGAAATCAACAGCATTGTGAAAGCTGCTTCAGACGGCCCGATGAAAGGCGTGCTCGGCTACAACACCCTGCCGCTGGTTTCTATGGATTTCAACCACACCAGCCAAGCCAGCCATTTCGACAGCACGCTCACCAAAGTAACTGCGGGCAATATGGTGAAAGTGTTTTCATGGTATGACAACGAATGGGGGTTCAGCTGCCAGATGCTCAACACCGCCCGCGCGATGTTCGGCTTGGAAGTTGCGCCTTTTGAATGA